The following nucleotide sequence is from bacterium.
ACTATCGACCTTGCGGCGATTCGGGACGAAATTATGCTAAAGCTGGGCTGGTCGCACCAGGCTAAGGAGAAACAAGCTTGAAACTGCCAAAGGTCGCCGAGCGAATCCTGGTCGTGGACTTGGCGATGATAGGCGACCTCCTCTGTGCTACACCGTCCTTGTCGGCAATCCGCGCGGCTTATCCCGATTCAAAGATATCCGTACTCGCCTCACAAACTTCCGCGCCGGCGCTTGCGGGCAACCCAAACGTGAACGAAGTGATTGGAATTGACAAGAAGTCGGCATTTCGGTTGCCGTTCAGGATATTTCAAACTGCGGCCGCGCTCAGAAAGCGGAAATTTGAAATTGCTTTCCTGCTTCACAATTCAATTGGAAGCGCAATTGTTGCATGGATGGCGGGCATTAAGCACCGCGTTGGATACGCGACGGAGGGCCGCGGAAACTTGCTTACGATCCGCGTCGCTCTTCCCAAAGAAAGGCAGCACCTTATCGAACAGCGTTTATCCCTGCTTCGTAAATCCGGACTAGACGCACCTTTGCAAATGCCCGCCTATTTCGTGGATTCGAGCCGAGTAAGCGAATCATTGTCGCGTCTCCTGCCTTCCCTTGATCCGGGAAGGCCCATGGTCGTCCTGGCAGTCGGAAGCACTTGGCCGACAAAAATCTGGCCTCGAAAAAATGTTCAGGCGTTTTTAAATAAACTTCCCGTCGGCAGCGTGTGCATTATTCTTGTCGGAGCGCCGGGAGAAGAGAGCTTGGCTGAAGGACTAAATTCGATTTCGGTTCCCGTTTACAATCTAGTGGGCAAAACCACGATAGAGGAGTTGGGACACGTAATTTCCCGCGCCGACGCCGTCATCGCTCCTGACAGCGGCCCAATGCACATTGCCGAAGGACTGGGTAAGCCGACAATCGGTCTTTTCGGCCCGACAGATCCGAAGATATGCGGAATGGTTCATTCCGCGGGCGTACATATTCAGCCGCACATGTCTTGTCTTTGCTGCTGGGAAAAGAAGTGCAAAAATAGAACGTTTTGCATGGCCGAAATTTCGCCCGACTCGGTAATTGACGCCTTGTTCCGCGCCATCGGGAATACCGCACCCGCTGAAAAGGAAGTGTGCTGAATTATGCGCCCAGCAGTATTCCTTGACCGCGATGGCACGCTGATTTATGACACGGATTACGTTCGAGATCCTGAAAAGGTTGTACTGATTCCGGGCGTACCTGAAACACTTTTTAAATTGCGGGACATGGGGTATCTGCTTGTCGTCGTCTCCAATCAAAGTGGAATCGCAAGGGGGTATTTCCGTGAGGAGAGCGTACGCGCAGTCAACAATAGGATTAACGAACTAATAATTAACAACGGTGGCGCCGCGCCGGCCGCGTATTACTTTTGCCCGCATTTTCCAGAAGGGACTATACCGGAATACGCTGTTGAATGCCGGTGCCGTAAGCCAAAACCCGGAATGGTGAATCAAGCGGTTCGCGAGCTTGATATTGACCTTGCAAACTCCGCGATTGTAGGCGACACCGTTGCGGCTGACATCGAACTCGGGCGCGCGCTTGGAATAACTACCGTTTACTTCAATATCCACGGTGTCTCGGGATATCCGGAGGACATTGCCGGGGCCACATCTGATTTCACCGAAATTCCGGAAATCATATTGAAGGCCAAGACGGCGCCCGCTAGGCCGAAAGATTTAATGTAAAATGCCCCCGACCCTATGAGTCTTGCAGATTATCGGCGGATTCTTGATTTATTTCCGAAGCTGCGCATCGCCGTACTGGGCGATGTAATGCTCGATCGTTACGTCTATGGTTCGGTCGAACGCATTTCTCCAGAAGCGCCGGTCCCTGTTCTGTTGAGGGAGCGCGAAGCATGTTTCCCTGGAGGCGCGGCAAACGTGGCTGTAAATTTGGCCGGGCTCGGAGCAACCCCGCTGCTGATAGGCATTGTAGGAAACGACGCGGCCGCCGAACTACTTAAGGCCGAACTTAAATCGAACAACATTGATACATCGCTGCTTGTCGGCCTGCCCGGAGCGATCACCACCGTA
It contains:
- the waaF gene encoding lipopolysaccharide heptosyltransferase II translates to MKLPKVAERILVVDLAMIGDLLCATPSLSAIRAAYPDSKISVLASQTSAPALAGNPNVNEVIGIDKKSAFRLPFRIFQTAAALRKRKFEIAFLLHNSIGSAIVAWMAGIKHRVGYATEGRGNLLTIRVALPKERQHLIEQRLSLLRKSGLDAPLQMPAYFVDSSRVSESLSRLLPSLDPGRPMVVLAVGSTWPTKIWPRKNVQAFLNKLPVGSVCIILVGAPGEESLAEGLNSISVPVYNLVGKTTIEELGHVISRADAVIAPDSGPMHIAEGLGKPTIGLFGPTDPKICGMVHSAGVHIQPHMSCLCCWEKKCKNRTFCMAEISPDSVIDALFRAIGNTAPAEKEVC
- a CDS encoding HAD family hydrolase, which translates into the protein MRPAVFLDRDGTLIYDTDYVRDPEKVVLIPGVPETLFKLRDMGYLLVVVSNQSGIARGYFREESVRAVNNRINELIINNGGAAPAAYYFCPHFPEGTIPEYAVECRCRKPKPGMVNQAVRELDIDLANSAIVGDTVAADIELGRALGITTVYFNIHGVSGYPEDIAGATSDFTEIPEIILKAKTAPARPKDLM